The following nucleotide sequence is from Myxocyprinus asiaticus isolate MX2 ecotype Aquarium Trade chromosome 21, UBuf_Myxa_2, whole genome shotgun sequence.
ATGGGTCAGTGTGAGGTAATTTGGGGTTGCAGCCAAAGAAGGATCATTAACACCGTTGAATTGGTTAGAAATTAACACCGTTGAATTGATTAGAAATTGTTTTGAGATATTTGAGAAAACCAAAACTACAGAAATGCCAGTGCTATTCATCCAAGAGCTCTACATACATTTAAAACCTGGAAGTAATTTAGCACCAGAGGCATTAGGCCAAAACGAAAATATTTTGCACTGCGTGGGGGGGGGGCAAAATTAGCCAAACACAACaaatgtgtagaactttgtgaatgatgaGTGTTACAATTCTGCTGAACTTTCTGCAGAGTTCTGAGGGTGCAAATTTTGTGTGGGCCTGCTCATAATTAGTGATGACGGAGTGATATGATGACTGATTAACTCACCATCATTTTGTGAGGGTAAACTGCACTCGTTGACAAAAGCTGTAAAGTCAGATGGCTGAGGAAAGTCTTGAGGGTCAGAGTTCAGCTCCACCTCCACGTCATGTCGAGTTGCCCATTTCTGACTGGTGGAGGAGGCAAGTTTCTCCTCGTCAGTGGCGTGATCCTGTGAAGGGTCAGGACTGGTGTCAGATGTGTGTTCCTGCAGGTGATGATGTGGGTGTGAGGTGGAGGGTGAGAGTGGAGAACACACAGGACAACACTGTTATGATATGAGGTGACAGCGAAGGGGACACACAGACCAACCTCACAATGAATGTCTGCATTGATGACTGTGCCATAGTGAGTGTGATTGCGTGCATGTGTACAAATGTGCATGTGTGATTTTGTGCTTGCGTTTGAACTCACTTGTGCAGACTGCTCAGTAATCGGAGACCTCTTTGGTGACTTCTTCACTCTAAAAGTGTTACTGTTCAAGAAAACAAGACAAGTTTTGTTAAGTGCTGTGCTAAGAGAATCAACTTGGAATAATAGACAAAACATCTTTTATTGGGACATTCCAGCGTGTTTTGTGTTTTCCAGCTAATATGCATATAAATCTTGTAAGTCTCCACCAACCACCCTGTTCATGGTACACAACATTTCTTTAAGAGATAAAGTTAGTTTTCTATTTTAATTGAATCATACATACCTGCTGTGTTGTTCTGATAAATGTTTAAGAAAACCTTTGAACAAGTAATTCTACCAGTAAATGGTGCTGTTTATAATTAAGAATTAAATCTTATGAGTTAGTTAATATCTTAATAGTGCAGAATAATATGGATTACATAAAGATTACATTATGATGAGTGCTTCTATTAGTTTCATATATGAATGTTAcattgtgctgtttgtatttttttatgtaaacatagaCCATTTGCTTTGTTCCGAAATggggactaaattgttacaatgttgcattttctttttggttcggttcgctttcacaaggcaacgtttaaaaacggaccaaaactatgtaaataaaagtcacatgcgagcaagctgtccccttattggtcactatgtttgtgcgctgttccaggattaagctcaACCATTGAAATACCAGTTAAAATTATATGCCTGCAAAAAATGTGTCAACCATTACAAATTTTAGAGAATTTTCGAGCGTCGCCAGTTAGAGGTTGTTCTCCATATATAAATTAACCGTCAGTCAgatggatatgagttgtaaagtttccgtcatggttatttttatccatcattatttgcttttgcattatttctccattgaaatGTGCCTGTTCTCCAATTTGTATTTGGAGCACTAACTGGCGATGCTGGAAAATCCTCTAAAAAACTTTTGGGTTGAAAATGTTTTTACAGGCATATAATTTTAACTGGTGTATCAATGGATGACCTTAATCCTGGAACAGCGAACAAACGtagtgaccaataaggggacagcttgctcacatTTGACTTTTATTTAGATtcagttttgaaatgttgccttgtgaaagtgaaccgaaccatgaagaaaatgcaacattgtaacaatttagtccctGTTTTGTAACAAAGTAAACGGTCTACAAGtctgaaaaatatttgtttttttctgaaataagTTGTTATTACTGATGCTGATTTATTTCATCTCTCTACTTACGAGAAACAACAGAGAGAAGAGAAATTGCTGGACTTCCTGTTATACATAAGATCAACATAAAGACAGGTGACAGAGAGGCTGACACACTCAGTAACAAGTACTGACAGACACAGTCAACCACACACATCCAGAAAGATACAAGGAAACACGAGAACATTTGAATGACAAGCATTGTACACAGTGCACAAGAGAAAGACAACAACAGAACAGCACACATTATGCCAACATTTAATGAGAAAATGGCTGCAGACTTACGATTTTAGAGGCTTCTTCTTAATTTTGGCAGGTTTGTTCTGGTTGTGGTCCTCCAATTCAACAATGTTATCATTGTCATTGTCATTGTCATTGGTGGACAGGTCAAAAGAGGCAGCCTCCGGAGGCGAGTTTCCTATCTTTCTGGATGGTTTAAAGGGATCGTCATCATAGGAGTGTGTGTCAAAACTATAGGTTCCTCCAGACAGGTGCGGAGAGTTGGGGATGCCGCTGTTTGAAGAAAATGGGTTAAAATTAGGGTCATCCCACTTGCTTGGGTCAAAGTTGTATGACGCCTTGGGGATAGGGATTTCATCATTGTCATTTGAAAGCAGTTGGTTAGGTGCATTGTCTAGCTGCTCTGTCTGATGTGGAGGGGCCTTCTTAATTCCCAGTTTTGGCTTTCTAATGGGCATCTTGGCTCCTGGCTTCTTGCCCAGTTTTTTGGGTGGAGGAGTGATGCGTTGCGCCTCTCCACTGTCTTCTGAATAGTCAAACTCCAGTCTGACTGGTTGACGCTTGACGATTGGCTGTTCCTCGAGCCTGAGAGGTTGCTCTGTAGGGGATGGGGCACGGGGCTCCTCTACAGCAACAGGGGCGCTTTGACAGGAGTCTGACACTGATGTAAAGTCAGGTTTCCGGCCCAAAAATGGCGAGCTTTCAAATTTACTGTCTCTTGTACAGAATGGGTCAATGTTCTCAAAGTTGTCCGGATTCCATTTGTAGGAGGCACTGGGAGGGATAGGTAATTCCTCGTTAGGGACAGCTGGGGCCTCAGGTATTGGATCAGGAACCTCTGTTTGGAGCTGAGCTGATATTGAGGCAGGAGCTGTTGTGAACTCCTCAGCCAAAGGTGGAGGACTCTCCACTCGAGATTTTAGCCTGTTCCTCCTTAAGGTACCAGCAGGGCTAGCACTAGGGCTGGGTGAGGCACTGGCCCTCTCTTGAGTTTGCAAGGGGCTTTCAGCATGGGATTTCCCCGTCTTCTTCTCTTCCGGTGTGCTGCTAGAAGAAGCAGGTTTGGGTGAGGAATGCTCTGGGTTTGAGTTCTGCCTTGAAAGAGGCTTCTTCTTCAGAGAAACTGGACGGGTCTTCTTTGCTCTGCGGAGGGTTCCAGGTGCACTCTCGGTTCCTGCACTGAAGGACTCTGTTCGTGGGTGAAATGGTTTGTCAGACGTACCTCCTGAGGATTTGTCTCCTGGGCTCTCTAAGTCACTACACTGTAGGCTTAGAGAACGGGTAAGAGGAGCACGATCCTGTCGGCTTGGTGGCCCATACTCAAAATTTGATTCTGGGAAGGGGTCGGAAGCAATTAAGTGGTCAAGGTTGTAGGTGCCGCTGGCAGCTATTGGTTTGTCCTCATCAAAGACAATAGATTGAGAGCGACAAGGAGGCCGAACAATTGATGTGTCTTGAGCTTCACTGGCAGAGGGGTCAACAGTGGAAGAGGCTGTAAAAACAGAGAAAGAATGAcactattacatttacatttattcatttggcagacacttttatccaaagaaacttacaaaagaggaaaaatacatcataagcgattcatcttaaggagacagcagtatgaaaagtgctgcattacaaagtttcactagcatcagaatagtagtatttaAGACAGATTGGAGGGCAACAagcacatatatattttttattttattttttatttgtatttaattttttaatgcatggttaagtgctcatggaaaagaagTTTTGTCTCTGTTAAACATTTGGACAAACAGAATTTGCTTTGAAGCAGTTCACAAAATAGGACTCACAGTACCATGTCTCACAGACATATTAATATAACTTGAGTTATATAAAAATTACAGACATTAATTGAAAAATTACAGAAGTAGTGTATAGAAGCAGATTGTttgctagtgtttttttttttttttttttttcttcttcttctctctatAGCTCTGCAGCTGGAGACTATTTTTGGCCTTGTCTTGAGAAAGATTCAATGGTTGTACAGCACATCTCCACTAGAGGGAATGTGCATGGAGTAttccagtggttcccaaactttttacagtggcgtacccctccaaacattcaacatcctttCGCATACCCCCTCTCTAACGcatagataacattcacacaatgtattttgaaaatatgtatatttaacacaattatctttgtaatacacctcccttatattaaacatgttatataTGTACATGGTTGTACgttatattaatcatatacatacatattgaataaatggcttaccgattgagatgggtatgctagatatgatataactgcataacttAAAATCTCATTGCGTCGCAGTACGCAAGAATAACGTTCGGTTCTGTGCCTGGAATTGCACATCATTGCAGGTATGGCATTGCCGGCCGACTTCGAGCATTGCGTTTAAGTATCTGTGCAATTTGCACGGTcagctcaaggtgcttttttatgtcacatcTGACACTGTTAGCAAGGTTCAGCTCAtctgcttaaaaaacatcatgcaaTAATGTAAAAACAAGTCTCTAGCGTGTgagcaaatgtgagtgaaaattactgcgtgtgaatgtggaaaattatttggccacACCGGACGTCTGGCAACTGTCATCATAGCTTATGAACTTataccatcagaatcaaaactccctatgcatctaaccttaaatacaTATTACGTTTTAAACtgcgaaaaaaacaaacaaacagacaaacaaaaaccGTGGACGACTGACATGTGCGAGTCTGGCAAAACAGTGAAGTATCAATTTTACTTGCTATCACTAAGCTATGTCACCTAGCAGTGTGCTGGTCTGGTGAAAAAGATACTTGTGTGACACACgactcatttttaaccacaaaagatagggttatttcattgcatatgtatctgacctttatgacacaaccattttggtgtttctacactagggggcacacaaaattatttttgccagtgagaaatacatgaactgggtttgaatgttattttagactgtgatgaaattaaaagaaCGGTAAATCTCAGAATTTTATTTGCGTACCCCCATTGTCACCTCACGTACCCCGAGAGGTATACGTATCCCAGTTGTGAAACACTGGAGTATTCCATAACAAAGAGCTGGGAGCAGGTAGTACTCCAGTCATTAATGGAAATGAAATTCCATGGCAGTCTTTTCCAGCTTTTTCTTGGAATTAATGTTTTTGTACAGAGCTACATGGAGGTAATTAACAAAATAAGTAAGAACTGTTAAAAAGGCATGAAAAGAAACTTGtatgatagaatgaagaaacatCTGTATTCTTTCAACTAAGCTCAAACCAACAAAAATTTGCTTTAACATATAAAGCTATTCTGATTCAGATTTCTTGTTCAAGCAACCtaatatttgtgtttttcattacatttccTGGGTTCCTGAAAACTAAAAGCATAgttacataatttactcaccttctcgTTGTTCcaaagattttctttcttctgtgcaacacaaaggGAAATGTTAGGCTAAATGTTAGGGACAAACAGTCTCAGTCTTTATGAGAACAGTGTcaatattcttctaaatttcTCATGTGTTCCACGGACAAATgccatgagggtgaaaaaatgatgacagtattttcatttttaggtgaaataacaCTTAAAGATAATTTGTGCTGCGTGTTGCGATGAAATGGAAGTCCAACCGTAGCCCCTCTCTCTCACCTGTATGTCCTAAAGACAATGTCTCTGAGCAGGTGCCAGGTAGCTCTGTTGCGGGCAATGGTGGGGAAGCAGACTTCACAGGGGTAGTGGACTCAGGGGTTTCGAATGCTCCATCTGAGTCTGAGCTCCTACAGAAGAGAAAGAAGAGTAGATTAAATAATATCAAACATCGGATCTGgtttgtctccatataaaccTGTACATCCAATCATGCACTCAAATGTGGACAAACAAATTAATATCAGTTTATAAGGCAACATATAACTGGACATCATAGCTAATATTTACACTAGATGATCAAATAAATTAAGCTATTCCCATATTAAACAATCAttcatggtgttccaaacctTATAAACAAAGGCCTGCATCAGCATATGCTCCTTTCTATTAGTCCCTGGTAGATTATTATAGATGGAAATTAAAATGCTGAACCTGCAGCTAAGAGACCACTAAAGGAAGCTCAAACACGTATTCTCAGCTCAGCCGAGAATACGTGTTTGAGCTTATTTCTCTCACATTCACTATTTTAACTCATCATTTAATTTTTACCTACAAAATATCAAAGAGGAGGGCTCTTTGATCATTTGTGTACATATATAACACATTATATTGTAATTTTAACCCATACTGATAATTCCCAAgcagattttttttactttgatatgACAAAATGTGGGcttttatgagaaaaaaaaattgcatccaAAAAGACAGTTGGAGGTAGATAACAACATGTTGGATACATAGGTATACATTCAATAGCAGTTGAAATACAGCAACAAAGGCGTAGCCACAGACAGATGTGCAGACCCCCCCACCCAGTGTCACCGCATTAGTCCCTGTCCTTGATCGCCTCTCCCTGCAGTTACCCCACGCTCACCTCTGCCTGCCTTGGATCATGTAGTCATTTTTAGAGCTCCAGCTGAGGCGCCGGAGGAGCCGTAGAGTTGGGTCAGCTCCATCCTCTCCTGGTGTCCCACCCAGCAGAGTGTCCCAGCCCCAGCGAGCCCACTGCAGCGGAGACAGAGACTGCCATGCGCTCACTGCCATGTCTGCAGGCAATCACAGCTTAACCTAATGCTGATTACTCCTCTGTATCAATTTTAGCGTTTTATGCACTATGTCTCTTTCTCCCTTCTCTCCATGCCTCCTTTTTTAATATCCTGCACTCTCCCCGCTCTATCTGTCTCTTACCGATGGTGGGCTTTATCCCAATGGAACTGGTTGCAGATCCTCGCCTCTTGCAGACTCActgcacctctctctctctctctccctccagtCTCAGACACATTTTCCCTCCCCCACAGTGAGCAGAAAAGCAGACTTCCCACTCTGGCTGCTGTAGTTTAAGGATACATACTCAAAGAtagcaaaagcagtttttttctgCCTAAATTTTAAGCATTTTCTTTCCCCCTCTTGCCCATCtttgtctctctatctctcaggCCACAtgcacactaatctgttttaaaTGTACGTTTTCCATTTCTTAaggtcatcgttttccaaagtttgCAGTACTAGAAAGCGTTTTTAAATGCCTCCATTTTCAGAGGAGGAAAATgcaattctagtgtggatgagaggtgtacacatagcaaaattaatgcattttcaaaagaaaatgtagTAGTGTGGATGTGGCTCTACTTCTCTGTGCTAGAGGCATACACTCAGTTTTGTTGCATCAAACTCTGATTAATGTATTGATGCCTTGACTTGAGTGCAGTGAACACACCTAGTCCCTGATAAAaagaatatgttgtgttttggatgctggtgccCATATTGGTGTGCTAGTGTCCCCATCAGTCTTTtcactagcttaaccagcaaggcatccttggtcaaccagctttaccACCTAAGCTGGCTATGAAAAGCATGGCTTCACTGGTCCCAACCAGTTGGAACAGCACCAAAGCAGCATTCACCAGCCTAGACTGGTCAACgttggtctttttagcaggtgtgattttccattttatctgaaAAGATCTAGTGCACACCTAACAAGCATAAACCACATAGAACTCTCAgcccttattcacagtagtgccatctttgatttttgatggaaatgaaaatgaggctgtgagggatagacctgCCGTCTCTTCAATTACATGctctgtataaagctatcaaaaagctcctagatcatgTTGTCTAGAGTttttttgtcaactgaaatttcttggaaatatttttttttttttcaatggttagcagcggaacaatccaaaaacactttaaacaactgtataaCCCATGggagagactgtacgtctatccctcacagcctcgttgtcattgcTGTCAAAAATAAAGGTTGGCGCTGTTGTGACTAAGGTCTGTTGCTTCTACTTcatgggatagttcactcaaaaatgaaaattctgtgattatttaatcacccttacaattttttgtttcaaaccaatatgacttttttttccttttcatggaacacaaaatgtacaatgttagggactgacagcctcagttacaattcacattcattgtatccTTTTTCCATAaactggaagtgaatggtgactgaggcttacattctccctaacatcttttgtgttccatggaagaaagaaattcataagggtttggaacaacatgagggagagtaaattattttttgtaaactATCTCTTTCACATTAATTATTTCAAAAGTGGTGACGTTCTCATGCACTTCCACGGTGCCAAATAATATTTTTCCAATAGTCTATAATGGGTGATCTATCAAGCaatgattaattaatttacatacctacagtatatttataatacacgtaaataaacatataaaagacTACAAATGTTTTCTCCTTGTCAGGACATTTGAGTTGCAGCAATACACAGAGTATATTAGCAAAATAGGTCATGCACACATACAGGTAACCTCAGCAGAGTGATTTGCAGGAAGTACTCATTACCTTTGCTGACCTGATCAGCCCACACAATGCTCCCTCCCACAACAGCAGAAGATGAGCAATAACATGATGTCATTCCAAATGCTTAAACTTACACTCTGCAAAAGGGGAACCCTGGGATCTTCACATGTGCAATGGTGGATCATTAGGGGTATAAATCAATGGACAAAACAGAGGTTCCAATAATATTCATACTGAGTAGTTCAATGCCAAGATCAGTGGTATTTCATGCCCTTATTTTATAGAGGAAATTAGagcaataaatataattatttgatGTATGGCCATATGAAGGTTACAGTAAATCATTATGCAGATAATTATTCTGATTGaaaagaacacttttttttttttttaaagagagagaTCCAGTCTAATTGTACAGCGTTCAGTGTGTTAATGGCACACTGAATTTGATGAGATGAGATAATTAACAGTTGATGAGCATTTCAGCCCTGTGTGAGGACATTTTCACATATCTGGCAAGCAcactgttgccatggtgacagtGCTCTCTAGACATATGCTCCCATGTGCTAGACAACACACATACTGGCAGCTTGCAGAAAATCTTGGCAGGAGCCTCAAACCCCCTTCTCTTTTGCACAAAGTCTGTTAGCACATATAAAAAAGGCATACCATTTATTTCGCAgtatgggaaaataaaaagcagATTTATTTCTGAAAAGTCTACTGTGGAAATTAGGTGGAACGTTGTATCATCAAGCTTATGCTCCCGTcgagggttttttttatttttttaaaaagaatgatTCTCCCACATCTTAGTCTTTATATCCAAAACTCCCCTCTAGACATAATACATATCTGTTTGTACTGAAATATCTTACTGAACATCTTTTATTACTGCCACTGATACAAGAGTATTTGCAAATATTcaattgtaaattgtaaatgctGGACTGGTGCTTTGGCACAAAATAGGGTAATCATCTGACTATGACTGCTAGTATCTGCATATGCTACAtgatcacatttctgcttttagtAAACATATGCAATAAATAATACTTCAGATGTAATGTGAAAGGCAGAGGGGAAATGTAACAAGGAGGTGATTGGTTTTTGGGTGAGCCTGTCTGCCTGGAAACAGCCGAACTTTCTGGCACAGAACAGACAGTGCTGGGTTTCAGTCACAAACACTGCTGTGAGTGTGACAAAGCTAacctgaataaaaaataaataaataaaaagctattACTCTGACAGAGAGGAAATTAAGGAAATAACAAGAAGAAAGGTGTTATCGGTCATTAGCTATTACAATGAACTGCACTATATAAACTTCTgtgaaagaataaagaaaatattgCACACTGAGGTGAGGCAATACTGCATCAGATTGTATGCGATTGTAACTCTCCATCATTACAAGCATAATAATATTATAGTGACTTTAAAAATCTGATCTTGATAAATCTTgatcaaatctttaaaaataaataaatggtgtaATTTGCCCATTTTATGCTGGAGGACAGAAAGTCTTTTCCCCCTATTGTGGTAATGACACAGAATGACCAGGAGAGGGAGACTAAAGAAAATAGTAACAGAGGGAGAGCGAAACTGGCTGTGCCTGAAATGAACACAGCCATGTTCCCTTCAACCTACTGTTTGTTTACCCTTCTTGCATGCCATGTTTCCATCCCTTAGAAGTCCCTAAAGTTCC
It contains:
- the LOC127411905 gene encoding transforming acidic coiled-coil-containing protein 2-like isoform X8, with the translated sequence MKNEAVVLGGTANPLLAGLQHYMEASPPVVGLMRRPLETLCLPQAELEFRTPTEELFPFTTEQRFPPVTEQLEEPPDCRSPQTEAAEKSVSVPSSPSPPPQHAIAPALPAHLLQDTVEFPTPPPTPPERAPPEPQTLPSAPSPSDLPEIFSAAPLPHPIQQLQDCEPLARSSDSDGAFETPESTTPVKSASPPLPATELPGTCSETLSLGHTEERKSLEQREASSTVDPSASEAQDTSIVRPPCRSQSIVFDEDKPIAASGTYNLDHLIASDPFPESNFEYGPPSRQDRAPLTRSLSLQCSDLESPGDKSSGGTSDKPFHPRTESFSAGTESAPGTLRRAKKTRPVSLKKKPLSRQNSNPEHSSPKPASSSSTPEEKKTGKSHAESPLQTQERASASPSPSASPAGTLRRNRLKSRVESPPPLAEEFTTAPASISAQLQTEVPDPIPEAPAVPNEELPIPPSASYKWNPDNFENIDPFCTRDSKFESSPFLGRKPDFTSVSDSCQSAPVAVEEPRAPSPTEQPLRLEEQPIVKRQPVRLEFDYSEDSGEAQRITPPPKKLGKKPGAKMPIRKPKLGIKKAPPHQTEQLDNAPNQLLSNDNDEIPIPKASYNFDPSKWDDPNFNPFSSNSGIPNSPHLSGGTYSFDTHSYDDDPFKPSRKIGNSPPEAASFDLSTNDNDNDNDNIVELEDHNQNKPAKIKKKPLKSNTFRVKKSPKRSPITEQSAQCCPVCSPLSPSTSHPHHHLQEHTSDTSPDPSQDHATDEEKLASSTSQKWATRHDVEVELNSDPQDFPQPSDFTAFVNECSLPSQNDVTDFEIEYMDKIGSSTLPLLMKKPSLYLKLDSVNDSSKKSSSMHDSEPNSPCTGSFEEMEAQISQGKSPVLPPRGTREPMASEKSRKRESRAQSNERDGASVVQGPMDTSDLPLLDRVSDSTSPLSYLEPDLAETNPAAFAQKLQEELVLAALRIEALQVAKNISQSPSLSTVSPQSHFKKPSPRRWNLNGSHMAKKTAGKSAEKDIKLCRRMSRIPQQREMASPGDSGVSKSSLYSQTGYSEGESPHLPHDMDHSLGIAREEIVVKEKEVLEWKRKYEESRREVEEMRRIVMEYEKTIAEMIDKSFLPPDPNTEGEQRQKTLSDHTIQQLILEKDQALADLNSVEKSLADLFRRYEKMKDILEGFRKNEEVLKKCAQEYLSRVRKEEQRYQALKIHAEEKLDKANSEIAQVRSKAKQEQAAHQASLRKEHMKVDSLERTLEQKNKEIEELTKICDELIAKMGKS